In a genomic window of Streptomyces pristinaespiralis:
- a CDS encoding MmcQ/YjbR family DNA-binding protein has translation MATADDVRRIALALPGAIEKLAWGMPTFRLEPRGRIFASLADDDRVMGVKCPKEDRAELIAAEPGKFFLREGHDDHYAWLRVRLDAVDDEEELHAILLDSWRQAAPRKLLDAHPELAPPQA, from the coding sequence ATGGCCACAGCCGACGACGTACGCAGGATCGCGCTCGCGCTCCCGGGAGCGATCGAGAAGCTCGCCTGGGGCATGCCCACCTTCCGGCTGGAGCCGCGCGGCCGGATCTTCGCCTCGCTCGCCGACGACGACCGCGTCATGGGCGTGAAGTGCCCGAAGGAGGACCGCGCGGAGCTGATCGCCGCGGAGCCCGGCAAGTTCTTCCTGCGCGAGGGCCACGACGACCACTACGCCTGGTTGCGGGTGCGGCTCGACGCGGTGGACGACGAGGAGGAGCTGCACGCGATCCTGCTCGACTCGTGGCGCCAGGCGGCCCCGCGCAAACTGCTCGACGCCCACCCGGAGTTGGCGCCGCCTCAGGCGTGA
- a CDS encoding tetratricopeptide repeat protein, with protein sequence MSRRRPSRQELNRTHTRTGFIGRHAERQSFYSNLCSEPEDASYLFHVHGVAGVGKSSLIRHWEGTARAAGALTAVVNEDAIGPIEAMESISAQLARQGQALSRFEIAAERYRKQRHEAEASLALPTVDRGDEPASTSSRTAAQIGLGALSLAPVIGPAAAALDVDALARGADRMRAAVSSRLRDHHDAELVLQPLRVLTPAFVQGLAEAAGKHSWVVLFFDTWERTEPLLDAWLRSFVLDDGHGELPVNVIVVVSGQAAPAAREWDAYRDLIVDVRLEVFTEAEARALLTARGVTDEALVTAVLRMSGRLPVLLDTLARARPSSPDAVDDPADTAVQRFLHWVVDPHQRAAILACALPLQLNEDIYRTAAPQEVADQYAWLRGLPFVSGRGGSCRYHEVVRVSILRLQRTGSPLTWSERHNHLADAHARWRAGLEERLAPAERWSDSTWREHRLNETYHLLCADPTLLAPALEEAVEACSEDLPTVRRWADVLTRAGTDADASALTAWGLRLQDATNREPGIMNALTELLTSAPLGETARARAHQLRGRRFFQAAHPEHALAEFTAALVVDPALVTAIADRGTACAWLGRFEEAIADFDRAVDLSPGDAWLITRRGVVQRLAGRYEQAVTSFDRAIDIDPGDAWVLAHRGVAQRLAGRYEQAVTDLDQAIRLNPHYAWAIANRGEVHRLAGRYDDAVTDLDHSIELGPEAWALTFRGEVQQLAGRHFRTVTDPDGSEQLDPDYSWAFANRGVVHRLAGRHEQAVTDLDRAIELNPHYAWAIANRGAAHRLAGRHGPARRDIEQALTIDPGVAEYLLQKAMLVTTVDGIRAATDIWRSIGVRDATDEYGALAVFLAALSVGTPLEANNMFQRFIARDVHCDTLLDALRCLHELRASPGADRSGIDRYRNALTNRLAVMRR encoded by the coding sequence ATGAGCCGACGTCGACCGTCACGGCAGGAACTGAACAGGACCCACACGCGTACCGGATTCATCGGGCGTCACGCGGAGCGTCAGTCCTTCTACTCCAACCTGTGCTCCGAACCGGAGGATGCGTCCTACCTGTTCCACGTGCACGGGGTGGCGGGGGTCGGTAAGTCGTCGCTGATACGCCACTGGGAGGGAACCGCCCGAGCCGCCGGTGCGCTGACGGCGGTGGTGAACGAGGACGCCATCGGCCCCATCGAGGCCATGGAGTCCATCAGCGCGCAGTTGGCCCGGCAGGGGCAGGCCCTGAGCAGATTCGAGATCGCTGCCGAGCGTTACCGCAAGCAGCGGCACGAGGCCGAGGCCTCACTCGCACTGCCCACCGTGGACCGCGGAGACGAACCGGCGTCGACGTCGAGCAGGACGGCCGCACAGATCGGCCTCGGCGCCCTGAGTCTGGCACCCGTGATCGGCCCCGCCGCGGCCGCACTGGACGTCGACGCTCTGGCGCGTGGGGCGGACCGGATGCGAGCCGCCGTCAGCAGCCGGTTGCGCGACCACCACGACGCCGAACTCGTCCTGCAACCGTTACGGGTCCTGACGCCTGCTTTCGTCCAAGGGCTTGCGGAGGCGGCGGGCAAACACTCCTGGGTGGTGCTCTTCTTCGACACCTGGGAGCGCACGGAGCCTCTTCTCGACGCCTGGCTGCGCAGCTTCGTTCTGGACGACGGCCACGGTGAACTACCGGTGAACGTCATCGTGGTCGTCTCCGGGCAGGCCGCGCCTGCCGCCCGCGAGTGGGACGCGTACCGCGACCTGATCGTGGACGTACGGCTGGAGGTCTTCACGGAGGCGGAGGCCCGTGCTCTGCTCACGGCCCGAGGAGTGACGGACGAGGCGCTGGTGACCGCCGTCCTGCGCATGTCCGGACGGCTTCCCGTCCTTCTGGACACCTTGGCCCGGGCCCGGCCCTCGAGCCCGGACGCCGTGGACGACCCCGCGGACACCGCGGTCCAGCGCTTTCTCCACTGGGTGGTCGACCCGCATCAGCGCGCCGCGATCCTCGCCTGCGCGCTCCCCCTTCAACTCAACGAGGACATCTACCGCACCGCGGCACCGCAAGAGGTGGCTGATCAGTACGCGTGGCTGCGCGGTCTCCCCTTTGTGTCCGGCCGGGGAGGAAGCTGCCGCTACCACGAGGTGGTACGCGTCAGCATCCTCCGGCTCCAGCGCACCGGGTCCCCGCTCACATGGTCCGAACGCCACAACCACCTTGCCGACGCCCACGCCCGATGGCGCGCCGGCCTCGAGGAGAGACTCGCCCCCGCCGAGCGGTGGTCGGACAGCACCTGGCGCGAGCACCGGCTGAACGAGACCTACCACCTGCTCTGCGCCGACCCGACGCTCCTTGCGCCTGCGCTCGAAGAGGCGGTCGAGGCGTGCTCGGAGGACCTACCGACCGTGCGGCGGTGGGCCGATGTCCTGACGCGAGCCGGAACGGACGCCGACGCGAGTGCGCTCACCGCCTGGGGTCTACGCCTGCAGGATGCCACCAACCGCGAACCCGGCATCATGAACGCCCTCACGGAACTGCTCACGTCGGCCCCGCTGGGAGAGACCGCGAGAGCCCGTGCACACCAATTGCGCGGCCGCCGGTTCTTCCAGGCCGCTCACCCCGAACACGCTCTTGCGGAATTCACAGCAGCGCTCGTAGTGGACCCTGCCCTTGTGACGGCCATCGCCGACCGGGGCACCGCCTGCGCATGGCTGGGACGATTCGAGGAGGCGATCGCCGATTTCGACCGCGCCGTCGATCTCAGCCCCGGCGACGCCTGGCTGATCACCCGCCGCGGAGTCGTGCAGCGGCTGGCCGGCCGCTACGAGCAGGCCGTCACCAGCTTCGACCGCGCCATCGACATCGACCCCGGCGACGCCTGGGTCCTCGCCCACCGCGGGGTGGCACAGCGGCTGGCCGGCCGCTACGAGCAGGCCGTCACCGACCTCGACCAAGCCATTCGCCTCAACCCCCATTACGCCTGGGCCATCGCCAACCGCGGCGAAGTGCACCGCCTCGCCGGCCGTTACGACGACGCCGTCACCGACCTCGACCACTCCATCGAACTCGGACCTGAGGCGTGGGCCCTGACTTTCCGGGGCGAGGTGCAGCAACTGGCCGGGCGCCACTTCCGAACCGTCACCGACCCGGACGGCTCCGAGCAACTCGACCCCGACTACTCCTGGGCGTTCGCCAATCGAGGGGTGGTCCACCGGCTGGCCGGCCGCCACGAGCAGGCCGTCACCGACCTCGACCGCGCCATCGAACTCAATCCCCACTACGCCTGGGCCATCGCCAACCGAGGGGCCGCACACCGTCTGGCCGGCCGCCATGGGCCGGCACGCAGGGACATCGAACAGGCGCTCACGATCGACCCGGGGGTGGCAGAGTATCTGCTGCAGAAGGCGATGCTCGTCACCACCGTTGACGGAATCCGCGCCGCGACCGACATCTGGCGGTCCATAGGCGTCAGGGATGCCACCGATGAGTACGGGGCGCTCGCGGTCTTCTTGGCTGCCCTGTCGGTGGGGACACCGCTTGAAGCGAACAACATGTTCCAACGGTTCATCGCCCGGGACGTCCACTGCGACACCCTGCTCGACGCATTGCGATGCCTGCACGAACTCCGTGCCTCTCCCGGGGCGGACCGCAGTGGCATCGACCGCTACCGCAACGCACTCACGAACCGCCTCGCAGTGATGCGAAGGTGA
- a CDS encoding GNAT family N-acetyltransferase, giving the protein MRSSTRIRLIEPTDAAPIAAHRVRDFEAFRPWEPAQPAGFYTPEGQAERIDSLLAGYRAGTVWPGVVLADDQVIGQVTVGGILPQPHLRRGSVGYWIAGVAQNQGHAGHAVGLVLRVMADELGLHRAEASTNLENLPSQRVLRRNGFSPYGVAHSSIFLDGSWRDGLLWERILGD; this is encoded by the coding sequence ATGCGCAGCAGCACCAGGATCCGCCTGATCGAGCCCACGGACGCCGCCCCGATCGCCGCCCATCGGGTGCGGGACTTCGAGGCTTTCAGGCCGTGGGAACCGGCCCAGCCGGCCGGCTTCTACACCCCGGAGGGCCAGGCGGAGCGGATCGACAGCCTCCTGGCCGGATACCGGGCCGGTACGGTCTGGCCGGGCGTGGTGCTCGCCGACGACCAGGTGATCGGACAGGTCACCGTCGGAGGCATCCTGCCGCAGCCGCACCTGCGCCGCGGCTCCGTCGGGTACTGGATCGCCGGCGTCGCACAGAATCAGGGGCACGCCGGACACGCCGTCGGGCTTGTGCTCCGGGTGATGGCGGACGAACTCGGGCTGCACCGCGCCGAGGCGTCCACCAATCTGGAGAATCTGCCGTCGCAGCGGGTGCTGCGCCGCAACGGGTTCAGCCCGTACGGCGTCGCGCACTCCTCGATCTTCCTCGACGGGAGCTGGCGGGACGGGCTGCTGTGGGAGCGGATCCTCGGCGATTGA
- a CDS encoding GNAT family N-acetyltransferase has translation MSTYETMPFHLETERLILRPWAESDAAEFCALLSERGKGTPTVEHIRTSIAELLTATASTGIALLPVQRRDEGDFIGYCGLIIGRSTLEEPEIAYELFQRVHGRGYATEAARAVLDAAGATGRNRLWATVGAWNAPSLRVLEKLGFERDHVSTEDSGEVVWLTRSLP, from the coding sequence ATGTCCACGTACGAGACGATGCCGTTCCACCTCGAGACCGAGCGGCTGATACTGCGGCCATGGGCCGAGTCGGACGCCGCCGAGTTCTGCGCCCTCCTCTCCGAACGGGGCAAAGGGACCCCCACGGTTGAGCACATCCGGACGTCCATCGCGGAGCTGCTCACCGCGACGGCGTCCACAGGGATCGCCCTGTTGCCCGTCCAGCGCCGTGACGAGGGCGACTTCATCGGTTACTGCGGGCTGATCATCGGGCGCTCCACCCTGGAGGAGCCTGAGATCGCCTATGAGTTGTTCCAGCGCGTGCATGGGCGTGGCTACGCCACCGAGGCGGCCCGCGCGGTGCTCGATGCCGCTGGTGCGACCGGGCGGAACCGGCTCTGGGCGACCGTCGGCGCGTGGAACGCACCGTCCTTGCGTGTCCTTGAGAAGCTCGGGTTCGAGCGGGATCACGTATCCACGGAGGACAGCGGTGAAGTGGTATGGCTGACGCGCTCGTTGCCGTGA
- a CDS encoding methionyl-tRNA formyltransferase, with product MRVVMFGYQTWGHRTLQALLDSEHDVVLVVTHPKSEHAYEKIWSDSVADLAEEHGVPVLIRNRPDDEELFMRLKEADPDIIVANNWRTWIPPRIFGLPRHGTLNVHDSLLPKYAGFSPLIWALINGEREVGVTAHMMDDELDAGDIVVQHAVPVGPTDTATDLFHRTVDLIAPVTTEALALIASGRTDFTKQDRSQASFFHKRAAEDIRIDWNWPAEDLERLIRAQSAPYPSAFTFHKGKRLEILAAVVSQGRYGGTPGRIFYRESGGVVIVAGADARTGRNHGLAITRIRTEDGEEMAATDYFTSMGGYLTSRP from the coding sequence ATGCGGGTCGTCATGTTCGGGTATCAGACCTGGGGGCACCGCACCCTGCAAGCGCTCCTGGATTCCGAACACGACGTGGTGTTGGTCGTGACGCACCCCAAGAGCGAGCACGCGTACGAGAAGATCTGGAGCGACTCGGTCGCCGACCTCGCGGAGGAGCACGGCGTGCCGGTCCTCATCCGCAACAGGCCCGACGACGAAGAGCTGTTCATGCGGCTCAAGGAGGCCGACCCGGACATCATCGTCGCGAACAACTGGCGGACCTGGATCCCGCCGCGGATCTTCGGCCTGCCCCGTCACGGCACCCTCAACGTCCATGACTCGCTGCTGCCGAAGTACGCCGGCTTCTCGCCCTTGATCTGGGCGCTCATCAACGGCGAACGCGAAGTGGGCGTCACCGCGCACATGATGGACGACGAGCTCGACGCCGGCGACATCGTCGTCCAGCACGCCGTGCCGGTCGGGCCGACGGACACCGCCACCGACCTGTTCCACCGGACCGTCGACCTCATCGCCCCGGTCACCACGGAGGCGCTCGCCCTCATCGCCTCCGGGCGCACCGACTTCACCAAGCAGGACCGGTCGCAGGCGAGCTTCTTCCACAAGCGGGCCGCCGAGGACATCCGCATCGATTGGAACTGGCCCGCCGAGGACCTCGAGCGGCTCATCCGCGCCCAGTCCGCGCCGTATCCGAGCGCCTTCACCTTCCACAAGGGCAAGCGCCTGGAGATCCTGGCCGCGGTCGTGTCGCAGGGCCGCTACGGCGGCACCCCCGGCCGCATCTTCTACCGGGAGTCGGGCGGTGTGGTGATCGTCGCCGGGGCCGACGCCCGCACCGGCCGCAACCACGGCCTGGCGATCACCCGGATACGGACGGAGGACGGCGAGGAGATGGCCGCCACCGACTACTTCACCTCGATGGGCGGCTACCTCACGAGCCGTCCCTGA
- a CDS encoding thiamine pyrophosphate-dependent enzyme encodes MTNTALFSTPTDVRSDLSGDRPGASRPGSSPRFRDLGRLMALMTGDEKHGPAATSTLDALWVLYDRVLRVTPASADAPERDRFLLSKGHGPMAYYAVLAAKGFFPEEWLAGFGSYDSPLGHHPDRVLVPGVEIGSGSLGHGLPLAVGTALGLRAQGLTDSRIWVLIGDAELDEGSNHEAIAYAGPAGLEQLHTLVVDNASATHGWPGGIASRFEAAGWSAQTVDGRDHEALYAAFTAPHPGRPRAVVARVEPKNA; translated from the coding sequence ATGACGAACACAGCACTCTTCTCCACACCCACCGACGTGCGCTCCGACCTGTCCGGCGACCGGCCCGGCGCCTCCCGGCCCGGCTCGTCACCACGGTTCCGTGATCTCGGCCGGCTGATGGCCCTGATGACCGGCGACGAGAAGCACGGCCCCGCCGCCACCTCCACGCTCGACGCCCTCTGGGTGCTCTACGACCGTGTACTGCGCGTGACACCGGCGAGCGCCGACGCGCCGGAGCGTGACCGGTTCCTGCTGTCCAAGGGGCACGGACCGATGGCGTACTACGCCGTACTCGCCGCAAAGGGATTCTTCCCCGAGGAGTGGCTGGCGGGCTTCGGCTCGTACGACTCCCCGCTCGGTCACCACCCCGACCGGGTCCTGGTGCCCGGGGTCGAGATCGGCAGCGGCTCCCTCGGCCACGGTCTGCCGCTGGCCGTCGGCACCGCCCTGGGGCTGCGGGCCCAGGGGCTCACCGACTCCCGGATCTGGGTCCTGATCGGTGACGCGGAGCTGGACGAGGGCAGCAACCACGAGGCCATCGCCTACGCCGGTCCCGCCGGGCTCGAGCAGCTGCACACGCTCGTCGTGGACAACGCGTCCGCCACCCACGGCTGGCCCGGCGGCATCGCCTCCCGGTTCGAGGCGGCCGGCTGGTCGGCGCAGACGGTCGACGGCAGGGACCACGAGGCGCTGTACGCCGCGTTCACGGCTCCGCACCCGGGGCGGCCACGGGCCGTCGTCGCCCGCGTCGAGCCCAAGAACGCCTGA
- a CDS encoding transketolase family protein → MDTMRDRFIATTSRLLDEEPRTALVLAEISAAGFEQAQRRHPDRVINVGIREQLLIGAGGGIALSGMRPIMHTFASFLVERPFEQVKLDFGHQNTGGVLVSAGASYDWPAGGFTHMSPGDVALLDTLDGWTVHVPGHPDEAEALLRHAVAGDDRVYVRLSQQSNSEARPVTGDRFLTLREGRGPAVVAVGPMLDNVLAATEGLDVSVLYATTVRPFDREAVRAAAGGRGDVVIVEPYLEGTSTTAANDALSDVPHRVLGLGVARRELRRYGTIDEHLAAHGLDPVSLRARISAFAEQGARGAHRRS, encoded by the coding sequence ATGGACACGATGCGTGACCGCTTCATCGCCACCACCTCCCGCCTGCTGGACGAGGAGCCGCGGACGGCTCTCGTCCTCGCGGAGATCAGCGCCGCCGGCTTCGAGCAGGCGCAGCGCCGCCACCCGGACCGGGTGATCAACGTCGGCATCCGCGAGCAGCTGCTGATCGGCGCCGGTGGCGGCATCGCCCTCAGCGGGATGCGGCCGATCATGCACACCTTCGCGAGCTTTCTCGTCGAGCGGCCCTTCGAACAGGTGAAGCTCGACTTCGGTCATCAGAACACCGGCGGGGTGCTGGTGAGCGCCGGTGCCTCGTACGACTGGCCGGCCGGGGGCTTCACCCATATGTCGCCGGGGGACGTCGCCCTGCTGGACACCCTCGACGGCTGGACGGTCCATGTGCCGGGTCACCCGGACGAGGCCGAGGCGCTGCTCCGGCACGCGGTCGCCGGCGACGACCGGGTGTATGTGCGTCTGTCGCAGCAGAGCAACTCCGAGGCCCGCCCGGTCACCGGTGACCGGTTCCTCACCCTTCGCGAGGGCCGGGGCCCGGCGGTGGTCGCGGTCGGCCCGATGCTGGACAACGTCCTCGCGGCGACCGAAGGGCTCGATGTGAGCGTGCTGTACGCGACGACCGTGCGCCCCTTCGACCGGGAAGCGGTCCGGGCGGCGGCCGGCGGCCGGGGGGACGTGGTGATCGTCGAGCCGTATCTCGAGGGCACCTCGACCACGGCCGCGAACGACGCCCTGTCCGACGTCCCGCACCGGGTGCTGGGCCTCGGTGTGGCGCGGCGGGAGCTGCGCCGGTACGGCACCATCGACGAGCACCTCGCCGCGCACGGACTGGACCCGGTGTCCCTCAGGGCCCGTATCTCGGCCTTCGCCGAGCAGGGGGCCCGGGGCGCTCACCGCCGCAGCTGA
- a CDS encoding dihydrofolate reductase family protein, which yields MRSVTYSMNVSLDGYIVGPDGDFAWTEPDKEVFRFWIDEIRGVGVHLMGRRLYETMLYWETADQDPSLDDDTLEWVALWNPLPKVVFSTTLSEVRGHARLVSGGLVEEIERLRAEPGEGEIAIGGATLAAEAAASGLIDEYRAMVYPVLVGGGIPYFPRSERRVDLELVETRPVGSGVVYLRHRVAR from the coding sequence ATGCGCAGCGTCACCTATTCGATGAACGTCTCACTTGACGGCTACATCGTCGGGCCGGACGGCGACTTCGCCTGGACCGAACCCGACAAGGAGGTCTTCCGCTTCTGGATCGACGAGATCCGCGGGGTCGGCGTGCACCTGATGGGACGACGGCTGTACGAGACGATGCTGTACTGGGAGACCGCCGACCAGGATCCGTCGCTCGACGACGACACGCTCGAGTGGGTCGCGCTCTGGAATCCGCTGCCGAAGGTGGTGTTCTCGACCACGCTGTCGGAGGTGCGGGGCCATGCCCGCCTGGTCTCCGGGGGCCTGGTGGAGGAGATCGAGCGGCTGCGGGCGGAGCCGGGGGAGGGCGAGATCGCGATCGGCGGCGCGACCCTCGCCGCCGAGGCGGCCGCGTCGGGTCTGATCGACGAATACCGGGCCATGGTCTACCCGGTGCTGGTCGGCGGCGGCATCCCGTACTTTCCCCGAAGCGAGCGCCGGGTGGATCTCGAACTCGTCGAGACCCGCCCCGTCGGCTCGGGAGTCGTCTACCTCCGCCATCGCGTGGCGCGCTAG